The sequence CAGTCCATACCGCCATGCCCGGCTCCTACGGCTTCTTTTTCGTATTTTTTCCAAAGCGGGTGATCGTATTTCTGGAACCATTCATTAACCGATTCCCATTGATCGTTCCCTTTGGATTTCTTTTCAATATAGATCGATTTATTTACATCCATCCAGATGCCGTTGGTACCCTGTACCCTGAAACCAATTGAATACGGCCTTGGCAGATGGGTATCATGGCTAAGCATCACCGTTTCACCATTTGCACAGTTGATCATCGTTGTGGTAACATCGCCATTCTTATAGTTCAATTTCGCATTCGGGTGCCCGGGAGCCAGGTCTTCCACATAAGCAGCCAGGCCCCTTGCCTTAGAACTGAAAGACACAAGGTTTACAAAACGGTTGCCCCTGTTAATATTGGCATATTGCATAATTGGCCCGGCGCCATGGGTAGGATACAGATCGCCATCCCTGTCAATATTAAACTGTGTGCGCCATTGCGCCTCGCTTAATGCCTTTGGCCCGTATTCTACACCTCCGCCATAATAGTTTTTACCATCATTGAACAGTACATTCCTTAAATTGTGTTGATAGCCGCCTTCAAGGTGCACTATTTCGCCAAAAACGCCCTGCCTCACCATATTCAGCGCAGCCATTACATCCCTGCGGTAGCATACATTCTCCAGTGTCATGTAAGGGATCCCTGTTTTTTCTGATGTGTTTACAATATCCCAGTGGTCTTGCACGGTAAGGCCGGCGATTACCTCACAGCCAACATATTTACCCGCGTGCATAGCATCAATGGCCTGGTCTTTATGAAACTGCCAGGGTGTTGCGATAATAACGGCGTCGATATCTTTACGTTCAAGCAATTTCTTATAAGCGTCTACCCCGCCGGTATACTCAACCGGTGCCGGTTTGCCGGCTTTTGCAATAAACTTGCGGCAAGTATTGAGCGAGTGTTCCTGCGTATCGCAAATGGCAACAATTTCCACATCATCCCTAAGCGTAGCTTCCGAGATATGGCTCATGCCCCTGGCACCAACGCCAATATAACCAAGTCGCACTTTTGTGTTATCGCTTTTGGCAAACAGGGTGCCCCCCGGCAAAATGGTAAGCCCTGCCGCGGCTATGGCGGTATTTTTAATAAATTCTCTACGTTCCATTAGTTGTATCTTCTATTTAGGATTGGTTTTTAATATGTGTTTGCTGTTTCCTGGTTCAGCCAGATCTATCTTTTGGTTAGCGTATAACTCCCCACTTCCGCGCCCGAATCATTTAACATGCTTACTTTTAGCTGCTCTTTATTGGCAACTACTTTTGTTATCGTCCGGGTGCCCGTTTGAGGCCCGCCGCCAATAATAATGGGATAGCTGTTTAAGCCGCTGGCCGGCGCATGCACCTTATAGGTATGCGTATGCCCGCTCAAAACAATATCTACTTTAGCGCGGTTCATAATGGGTTCAAAAACTTTAGTGCAGTGAACAGGCCCATGCGCATCGCCCGAATAACGGGGCGGAATATGCATTAATACCACACGGAAAGCCGCTTTTTTAAACTCTTTGCGGTTAACTTCCTGTTCAAGCCAGGCTGCCTGTTCTTCCCGGTAGCGGTCAAAATCAACCAGGTCGGCATATACCGGGTGCGTGTCTTCTTTATCTTCTCCGGTATCCAGTATCACAAAGCGTACCGGGCCTAAGGTAAATGCCGCGTTAGCCACATTGTCAAAATAGTCGGCTAAATTCCTGGCGAATTTACCCCGGGTCTCATGGTTACCCCTCACGTATACAAACGGCGTTGTTTTAGCAAAAAGATCTACACATGGCTTTAGCATGTGGTTTATAATTTGCTGTTCATCTGTTTGATAATCAAAAACATCACCATTAAAGAAAACAAAATCACGTTGATTCCCCTTATCCAGCTTTAAAAGATCAGGGATGGAGTTTGGCCTGTCGTGAATATCATTCAGCATTACAAAGGAGATCTCGTTTTTCTTCAGATCAGGGTTTACAAATGATTCTACCGCGCCTGAAACCGTTTTCCCATAAGTAACTTTATATGGCTGAAAATCTGTTATTTCCTTCGAAACTATTTTATAATAATACGTACAATTTGGTTTCAGATCTTTTAACCGGATACAATTTAAGCGCTCCGCCGGCTTTAATCCTAATTTTCCATCACCATAAGCCTTTTTATCCAGGTTGTTTTGCGATTCGCCGTACTCTACCCAGCTATTACAGTTTTTAGTAGTTATCCATAAAACCGACATTTCATTATTAAAATCGGTTTGCAGATAGGGCCCGGCAGCAATCTCAAGGGCTTTATCATCAGCCACGGTTGGACTTGCGGTGGCTATTACCGGATTTAATAGAGAGATGCCCCCTATTGTCAATCCTGTTTTAAGGAAATTTCTCCGGTTTCCGGTTGATATATTGTTTTTCATGTATCTAAATTTCGGTGGCGGCATTACAGCTACCTGCTTTTTACGATAGGCTTAAAATGTGGCTTATTATTGTCGTTCGAATGTACATACACTTTAAATCCTGAGAAGAAAATATCAGTCCCTAAGATTGCGCAAACGTTTGATTTGGTTGCGTTTTCGCCCGAAAAATGATATTGCTTGAGCAACACCGGCATCAATACGTTCTTACAGTTCGACAGGTATTTCAAAACGCTCGAATACGCCGGTTCCAAAATATTCCGGACGGTGAAAATCGGGATTAGTAGCATGCACCGCGTTCCAGGCCAGGTAATGCGGAACTGGCAGGTCATCGCCGCATTTAAAAAAATTAAGGCGACAGGTCATCCCCCCAAAACCCTCAATTTGATGAAACTCGAAAACTGCTGTCGGGATAGCTATGGTTAGCTCCCATTCAAATAGCTGATCCTGCTGGTTAAACTTTACCGAGGTTTCAGTACGGATCAGCCCGAGCAGTTGACGGTTTAGAAACTTCCTGTTGGTTTTGCCGCAACCATATTCTCCCAAAACGGTACCGGCACAATTAAACTCCAGGTTATAATAGTTCAGGTCATGTTCAAACGCGATAAAACACTCAACGCAACTATCTTTATACACCGGATCATTAATATTTCGATGAACCGCTGCAATATCCCTCTCCCTGACGTAATATTTCAAAAAGAGCATATCCCGGCTGTGCCCAATTGCAAAGCTGACTACCGGCTTCGGCTGTACATCCAGCCAAAGCAGATGCGACAATGATTGTTTAGTAAAATTATCCAACCGGGCGCCAATACCTGAGATCGTATCGGCCTGTGGCTTGTAGGCCATAAATGGAATAATTAAGTTATTTGATCTGTTCATCTGTATGATGTTCTATTACAGTTTTTTATAAATTTACTTTGTTTATCGCAATTACGCGTCCTGCAATTCGGTAGCTTTCAGGTATTTTTCCCATGCCCAGGCAGATCGCATCATTTCATCTATCCCCAATGTTGCCTTCCAGCTAAGCAAACGGGCAGCCTTGCTTACATCGCCCCAAACCTTTTCTATATCGCCAGCCCTTCTCTCGCCGGTTTTGAAGATCAGTTTTTCGCCTGTGGTTTTATTAAACGCGTTAATAGCCTCCAACACTGAATAGCCATTACCAGTACCGATGTTAAACACATCGTATTTTACCTCCTTTTGCTCTTCCAGGTATTTCAGTGCGGCAACATGCGCCTTAGCTAAATCTACCACATGGATAAAATCGCGGATGCAACTGCCATCAGGCGTATTATAATCCCGGCCGAAAACGGTAAGCGGGCCTCTTTTGCCACTTGCACTTTGGGTGATAAAGGGCACCAGGTTTTGGGGAACCCCTCGCGGCAACTCACCGATCAGCGCCGAGGCATGCGCACCAACCGGGTTGAAGTATCGCAGCGAAACGATCTGGTAATTATCGGCAGTCCGGGCCACATCCTTCAATATTTCCTCGGCCACCTGCTTGGTATTACCATAAGGCGATTCCGCCTTCTTTATGGGTGCATCTTCAGAAACCGGTAACACATCGGGCTGACCGTAAACCGTACAGCTTGACGAAAAAACAAAAGCCACCTGCCGTTGCGCAAAACATTGCAGCACATTGATCAGCGAACCGAAATTATTATCGTAATACTTTAAGGGTTGCTCAACCGATTCGCCCACGGCTTTAAACGCGGCGAAATGGATCACCCCGGCAATATCCTGCTGATGCTCCATAAAAGCGTTAAACCTTAACTTATCGCACAGGTCAATTTCATAAAACTCGGGCGTTACCCCAGTGATCTGCCTGATCTGCTCCAGCACCTTTATGTCTGAGTTAGACAGGTTATCGATAATAACCGGGTGGTAACCGGCATTGATCAGCTCGACCACCGTGTGCGAACCAATATAACCCGTACCGCCGGTAACCAATATCTTCTTTTTCATGTATGTAATGTGTTATGCTTTATATAAACCTGTAGTTCGCTTCCCTATTTTGTATCCAAATGCTGCATAGTACCCGATAAATAAATAGGCAGGCACCATAATTAAATAAGCGCTCCGGGTATCGTAAGCATCGGCCAGTGCGCCGTAGATAAGGGGTAATATGGCGCCACCTGCAATCCCCATGATCAGCAACGATGAGCCAATTTTTGTAAAACGGCCCAAACCATTTAAGGCCAGGGGCCACAATGCGGGCCACATTAGCGAGTTGGCCAGCCCCAACAGCGAGATAAACAATACCGATGCCATGCCCTGCGTAAATACGGCCAGCAGTGCAAACACCACACCCAGTATCGCCGAAAAACATAAGGCTTTGTCCTGCGTAAAATAGCGGGGGATGCATACAATACCTACCAGGTAACCCACGATCATACAGGAAAGGGTAATGGTAGAGAAAAACCGGGCAGTTGCTAAACTGATACCCTGCGAAACGCCATAACTAATGATGGTATCACCAGCCATTACCTCTACCCCTACATACAGGAACAAAGCTAATACACCAAGCAACAGGTGCGGAAACTGAAATACGCTTCGCTTATTGCTGTTAGCCGCCAACAGGGCCTCGTCTTCATGCTCGGTATCAATCTCGGGCAGCGGCGAGCGGTAAACCCATACCGTCAATATCAGTAATACAACGATCATGATGACATAAGGCATGATCACCCTTGATGAAAGTTCGCTCAGGGCCTCTGCACGCTGGGTAGCGGTCATGGTTAATAGTTTTGCTTTTAATTCATCGGCACCTTTTAAGGTGATTGCTCCCAGTACTAATGGCGCGATAGCCCCGGCTACTTTATTACAAATACCCATGATACTTATCCTGCGGGCAGCGCTCTCTGCAGGACCCAAGACGGTAATGTATGGATTGGATGCCGTTTGCAATAAGGCTAAACCTGTGCCTTGTATAAACAAACCCAGCAGGAACAGCGAATACACGCGCGTGTTAGCAGCCGGGATAAATACCAGTGCACCAACCGCCATTACCAGCAAGCCCAGGGCCATCCCTTTTTTAAAGCCGGTATATTTAAGCAGCGCGCCCGATGGTATGGCCATTACAAAATACGAGATGTAAAAAGCCCCGGCAACCAGGTACGATTCGAGGTTGTTTAACTCGCAGGCCATTTTCAGATACGGTATCAATACCGAATTGAGCCAGGTTACAAAACCGAAAATGAAGAACAATACACCGATGATCAGTATCGGAGGGATGCCAGCCTTTTGTTGGCTTGTGGTGGCAGAAGGAGTGGTTTGAGATACCATATTGCGTTGTTTTTTAAATTAAAAGATCCATCTTTTGAAAGCTTCTATCGCTTCGTAATTAGCCAGGCCCAGTTCATCATAAGCGCGGGCAGTTTCGCCGGTGCGGTGCTCGGCCCTTACCCAAAACTCGCGGGCATCATCGCCGGGAAATACGGGTACATCTTTTTGCGACTGATGCTTGAAAATAGCTTCTCGTTTACGTTTCACTTCTTCGGGCGAGAGCGGCACGGCCATTTCTATCTCGTGTATCTCAAACTCGTGCCATGCGCCACGGTACAACCACAGCCAGCAGTCTTTAGCCCATTCGTCAGTAGCTTTCAGGCGGTTTAGCGCTTCAAGAATAATATCAAAACATACTTTATGCGTGCCATGCGGATCGGCAAAATCGCCGGCGGCAAATACCTGGTGTGGTTTTATGGCGCGCAGCAGATCCATGGTTTGCACAATATC comes from Mucilaginibacter mali and encodes:
- a CDS encoding Gfo/Idh/MocA family protein, with product MERREFIKNTAIAAAGLTILPGGTLFAKSDNTKVRLGYIGVGARGMSHISEATLRDDVEIVAICDTQEHSLNTCRKFIAKAGKPAPVEYTGGVDAYKKLLERKDIDAVIIATPWQFHKDQAIDAMHAGKYVGCEVIAGLTVQDHWDIVNTSEKTGIPYMTLENVCYRRDVMAALNMVRQGVFGEIVHLEGGYQHNLRNVLFNDGKNYYGGGVEYGPKALSEAQWRTQFNIDRDGDLYPTHGAGPIMQYANINRGNRFVNLVSFSSKARGLAAYVEDLAPGHPNAKLNYKNGDVTTTMINCANGETVMLSHDTHLPRPYSIGFRVQGTNGIWMDVNKSIYIEKKSKGNDQWESVNEWFQKYDHPLWKKYEKEAVGAGHGGMDWFVFNGFIQAVKYKKQTPIDVYDSVTMSVIAPLSTQSLKEGNMPQKFPDFTKGKWKERKNTFALDDSGF
- a CDS encoding FN3 domain-containing metallophosphoesterase family protein; its protein translation is MKNNISTGNRRNFLKTGLTIGGISLLNPVIATASPTVADDKALEIAAGPYLQTDFNNEMSVLWITTKNCNSWVEYGESQNNLDKKAYGDGKLGLKPAERLNCIRLKDLKPNCTYYYKIVSKEITDFQPYKVTYGKTVSGAVESFVNPDLKKNEISFVMLNDIHDRPNSIPDLLKLDKGNQRDFVFFNGDVFDYQTDEQQIINHMLKPCVDLFAKTTPFVYVRGNHETRGKFARNLADYFDNVANAAFTLGPVRFVILDTGEDKEDTHPVYADLVDFDRYREEQAAWLEQEVNRKEFKKAAFRVVLMHIPPRYSGDAHGPVHCTKVFEPIMNRAKVDIVLSGHTHTYKVHAPASGLNSYPIIIGGGPQTGTRTITKVVANKEQLKVSMLNDSGAEVGSYTLTKR
- a CDS encoding carbohydrate-binding family 9-like protein; protein product: MNRSNNLIIPFMAYKPQADTISGIGARLDNFTKQSLSHLLWLDVQPKPVVSFAIGHSRDMLFLKYYVRERDIAAVHRNINDPVYKDSCVECFIAFEHDLNYYNLEFNCAGTVLGEYGCGKTNRKFLNRQLLGLIRTETSVKFNQQDQLFEWELTIAIPTAVFEFHQIEGFGGMTCRLNFFKCGDDLPVPHYLAWNAVHATNPDFHRPEYFGTGVFERFEIPVEL
- the galE gene encoding UDP-glucose 4-epimerase GalE; the encoded protein is MKKKILVTGGTGYIGSHTVVELINAGYHPVIIDNLSNSDIKVLEQIRQITGVTPEFYEIDLCDKLRFNAFMEHQQDIAGVIHFAAFKAVGESVEQPLKYYDNNFGSLINVLQCFAQRQVAFVFSSSCTVYGQPDVLPVSEDAPIKKAESPYGNTKQVAEEILKDVARTADNYQIVSLRYFNPVGAHASALIGELPRGVPQNLVPFITQSASGKRGPLTVFGRDYNTPDGSCIRDFIHVVDLAKAHVAALKYLEEQKEVKYDVFNIGTGNGYSVLEAINAFNKTTGEKLIFKTGERRAGDIEKVWGDVSKAARLLSWKATLGIDEMMRSAWAWEKYLKATELQDA
- a CDS encoding sugar MFS transporter encodes the protein MVSQTTPSATTSQQKAGIPPILIIGVLFFIFGFVTWLNSVLIPYLKMACELNNLESYLVAGAFYISYFVMAIPSGALLKYTGFKKGMALGLLVMAVGALVFIPAANTRVYSLFLLGLFIQGTGLALLQTASNPYITVLGPAESAARRISIMGICNKVAGAIAPLVLGAITLKGADELKAKLLTMTATQRAEALSELSSRVIMPYVIMIVVLLILTVWVYRSPLPEIDTEHEDEALLAANSNKRSVFQFPHLLLGVLALFLYVGVEVMAGDTIISYGVSQGISLATARFFSTITLSCMIVGYLVGIVCIPRYFTQDKALCFSAILGVVFALLAVFTQGMASVLFISLLGLANSLMWPALWPLALNGLGRFTKIGSSLLIMGIAGGAILPLIYGALADAYDTRSAYLIMVPAYLFIGYYAAFGYKIGKRTTGLYKA